The following are encoded together in the Peromyscus maniculatus bairdii isolate BWxNUB_F1_BW_parent chromosome 22, HU_Pman_BW_mat_3.1, whole genome shotgun sequence genome:
- the LOC102918384 gene encoding uncharacterized protein LOC102918384 encodes MGNRDQNTVTYDDVHVDFTWEEWTLLDPSQKTLYKDVMLETYSNLTAIGYSWEDHTIEKHHQSTTRHKRHERSHIGEEPSVHTQYSKVFAYDSHLQRHGRTHTGEKPYECNQCGKAFASHRNLRLHTRTHTGEKPYECNECCKAFAQKRLLQRHKRTHTGEKPYECNQCGKAFGQKEYLKMHKRTHTGEKPYECNLCGKAFTQQGSLQMHTRTHTGEKPYECNLCGKAFRQQGSLQMHKRIHTGEKPYECNQCGKAFGQKCLLQKHKRTHTEEKHFECNQCGKAFGQKSHFQKHKRKHTGEKPYECNQCGKAFSTQKSLQLHRRTHTGEKPYECNVCGKAFTQKGYLQIHKRTHTGEKPYECNLCGKAFTQQGSLQMHKRTHTGEKPYECNQCGKAFGQKSHLQKHKSTHTEEKPYECNQCGKAFGQQAYLQMHERTHTGEKPYECNECGKAFGQRRLLQRHKRTHTREKPYECNQCGKAFGQKVYLKMHKRTHTG; translated from the exons ATGGGAAACCGTGACCAG AATACAGTGACCTATGATGATGTACATGTTGACTTCACTTGGGAAGAGTGGACTTTGCTGGATCCATCTCAGAAGACTCTATataaagatgtgatgctggagacctacAGTAACCTCACTGCTATAG GATACAGTTGGGAAGACCATACTATTGAAAAACACCATCAAAGTACTACAAGACATAAAAG ACATGAAAGAAGCCATATTGGAGAGGAACCTTCTGTACATACTCAATATAGTAAAGTCTTTGCATAtgacagtcatcttcaaaggcacggaagaacacatacaggagagaaaccctatgaatgtaatcagtgtggtaaagcctttgcatctCACAGAAATCTGAGATTACAtacaagaacacatactggagagaaaccctatgaatgtaatgaatgttgtaaagcctttgcacaaaaGCGTCTtcttcaaagacataaaagaacacatactggagagaaaccctatgaatgtaatcaatgtggtaaagcctttggacAAAAAGAGTATCTTAAAATGCATAAACGAAcgcatactggagagaaaccctatgaatgtaatctgtgtggtaaagcctttacacaACAGGGTTCTCTTCAAATGCAtacaagaacacatactggagagaaaccctacgaATGTAATctgtgtggtaaagcctttagaCAGCAGGGTtctcttcaaatgcataaaagaatacatactggagagaaaccctatgaatgcaatcagtgtggtaaagcctttggacAAAAGTGTCTTcttcaaaaacataaaagaacacatacagaagagaaacattttgaatgtaatcagtgtggtaaagcctttggacAAAAGAGtcattttcaaaaacacaaaagaaaacatactggagaaaaaccttatgaatgtaatcaatgtggtaaagcattCTCTACACAGAAAAGTCTCCAATTACATAGGAGAACCCATACtggtgagaaaccctatgaatgtaatgtgtgtggtaaagcctttacacaAAAGGGTTAtcttcaaattcataaaagaacccatactggagagaaaccctatgaatgtaatctgtgtggtaaagcctttacacaACAGGGTtctcttcaaatgcataaaagaacacatactggagagaaaccttatgaatgtaatcagtgtggtaaagcctttggacAAAAGAGTCATcttcaaaaacataaaagtaCACATACTGaggagaaaccctatgaatgtaatcaatgtggtaaagcttttggACAACAGGCTTATcttcaaatgcatgaaagaacacatactggagagaaaccctatgaatgtaatgaatgtggtaaagcctttggacAAAGACGTCTtcttcaaagacataaaagaacacatactagagagaaaccctatgaatgtaaccaatgtggtaaagcctttggacAAAAAGTGTATcttaaaatgcataaaagaacacatactggataG